A segment of the Nitrospina gracilis 3/211 genome:
GAGGTCAGGCGTTCGTTGTACACGACAACGTCCACGTCGGAATTGATGTCTTTGATCCGCGCCTTGGCGGACTCCGTCTTGAGCACGCCGACGGTGGATTCGCCATGCGCAATCTGGCGTTGCAGGTTGCTCTGATCCACCACGTCGAAGTCGATCAGGCCCAGGGTGCCAACGCCCGCCGCGGCGAGGTACAGGGACACCGGAGATCCCAACCCTCCGGTGCCGATGCACAGCACTTTCGAGTTGCAGATTTTCTCCTGGCCTTCCACACCCACCTCAGGCAGAAGCAGGTGGCGGCTGTATCGATTGATCTGGTCTTGCGTCAAACTCATGGTTCTGTTCCAGTGAATGGTTTATCCGGGATGGTTAGGTATGGGATCATTCTATCAAATAGTGAGATGCTCGGAAACCGCATTTGGATTCATTCGGCCTGCGGCTAGCCGTTTCGCGCCTCCCGAAAGGCCGCTTCCAGCCCCGGCAGGGCCCCCTCGATGACCGCATCCGGGAAACAGTACGAAAGGCGGAAATAACCCGGCGCGCCGAACCCCCGCCCCGGCACCACCAGCACCTTTTTCGCCGTCAGAATCTCGATGAACTGCATCTCGTCCTCCAGCGGCGATTTCGGGAAAAAGTAAAACGCCCCGCCCGGTTTCACCACATCGTAGCCGATGCGCGTCAGTTCCGAATAAAGCAGGTCGCGGCGCCTGCGGTACGCGTCCACATCCACCGTCACATGCTGGACCTCTTTCACCACCCGCTGAAACAGGGCCGGGGCGTTGACGAATCCCAGCACCCGGTTGCAGAAGATGAGCCCCGCCACGACGTTCGCGGAATCCGCGCAGTCCGGATGAACCGCCACGTAACCGATGCGCTCGCCGGGCACGGCGAGGTCCTTGGAGTGCGAAGTGATGTACAGGCTGTCCTCGTACACCTCGATGGGGTTCGGCGTCGGTTCGCCCTCGAACAGGATCTTTTTATACGGATCATCGGCGATGAGGTAGATCGGTTTTCCGCGTTTCTGCGACTGTTCCTTCAGCAATGCTGCCAGCTCTTCCATCGCCTGCCGGGTGTACACCACGCCGGTAGGGTTGTTCGGCGAGTTGATGATGACCGCCTTGGTCCGGTCGGTGATGGCGGCGGCAAGCGCGTCGAAATCGATCGAAAAATCCGGCNNNNNNNNNNNNNNNNNNNNNNNNNNNNNNNNNNNNNNNNNNNNNNNNNNNNNNNNNNNNNNNNNNNNNNNNNNNNNNNNNNNNNNNNNNNNNNNNNNNNCCGCCTGGCCGCCGTGGTTGTCTGCGTAAAAAAAGTATTCGACAAAGTACGGCGCGAAAACGATCACCTCGTCACCCGGATCGAGCAGGGTTTTGAGGGCGATGTTGAGCCCGCCGGCGGCGCCGCAGATCATGACGATGTCGTCCGGACCCAGTGTCACCTTGCATTCCGCCGACAGGGCGTTCGCGATGGCGGCGCGCACATCGGGAAACCCGGCGTTCGGCATGTAGCGGTGCCTGCCCGGTGCAGGGTCCTGCGCGGCTTTGACGATGGCCGCCTTCACCGCTTCCGGCGGTTCCGCCACGGGATTGCCGAGGGACAGATCGAATACGTTTTCCTCGCCGAATTCCTGCTTCAGGCGGATGCCTTCCTCAAACATTTTGCGGATCCACGAAGCCCGCTCCATGAACCCCAACACCTTTTCAGAAATGGCCATGTTTCCGTCCTCGCCGTTTTATTCTTTATCCCCGCCCACGCGGCAGACCAAAAACCGGAATGATACTCCCCCGGGCCCCAAACGCAAACCCGGAATATTTTCCCGTCCGAAGACGCTGGCCCTTTTTCGAAAAACCGATATATTTGAAAATTTCACGGTTCACAGGGACTTTGAGGGTTTCCCCTTCATACAAAATCCGCAATAATTAATGTTCCAAAGCCCGGGTTTCGATAAGGGAGGGACCAGGCGCCAGCATAGAGATTCAAACAAAGCGGTTTCAATTATTTATCACGGCTCCAGGTCAAGCCAAAAGGGTATGAACAGAATTTGAATACCCGAAACAGAAAACTATAATTGAATGCGGTCCCGAACTTCCTGCACCCTCTCTGGGCCTTTCTGAATTTCGCTTGATTGGATCGGCAGGTAACCCCCTTGACATGCTCTATCGATTCCCGAGGCTTCTCTTATTCTTCCTGCTCTTTACCGGGAGCATCTTAACACAGGCCCATTCGGGCTTTGCTGAACCCGGGGAATCGTTTGCGGTGGAAGCGCCGCCGGTTTTTTCGGAGCCGCACGATACCTTGATGGAGGTGCCGCTGGAGGAATTGTTCCAGATCACCGTCACCTCTCCCGCCAAAAAAGAACAACCCGTTTACAAAACCGCATCCGCCATCTATGTGCTCACTGGAGAAGACCTGCGCCGCACCGGGGCCACCAGCGTGCAGGAAGCTCTGAGGCTGGTGCCGGGCATGATGGTGGCGCAGATCGATTCCGCCAGCTGGGCCATTTCCGCACGCGGTTTCAACAACCGGTTCGCCAACAAGCTTCAGGTGATGATCGACGGCCGGTCGATTTACACGCCGGTGTTCTCCGGAGTGTTCTGGGACGAGGTCGACCTGATCCTGGAAGACATCGAACGCATCGAGGTGATCCGCGGACCGGGGGCCTCACTGTGGGGGGTCAACGCGGTCAATGGCGTGATCAACATCATCACCAAGTCCGCACAGCACACGCAGGGGGGCCTGGTGAGCGCGGGGGCCGGCACCATGGTCCACACCATCGATTCCTTCCGTTACGGAGGACAGGCCAGTCCGGAAACCGCCTACCGCGTCTGGGGAAAATATGTGCAACGCGCCCCGCTCGACACCATGCAGGGCATGGAAGGAGTGGACGACTACCGTGTGGGACGCGGCGGGTTTCGCGTGGACTGGAACCACTCCTCATCCAACACCTTCACCTTTTCCGGAAATTATTATGACGGAGAGCTGGAGCGCAGGAACCGGAACGGATTCGTCTCGTTCGCTCCGCCCCAGGCCGGCGTTCAGCAAAGCAACTGGAAGATCGACGGCGGCATGTTCCTCGCAAAATGGGACCGAAAGTTGAGCGAGGACTCCGACTTCTCCCTGCAGTTTTATTACAACCGCCAGCACCGGCGCACCTTCCAGATCGCGGACCTGACCATCGACACTTACGACCTGGATTTCCAGCACCGGTTCCAGATGGGACCGCGCCATGAAATCATCTGGGGATTCGGCCACCGGTTCTACGACGACTCCTTTGAAAACACCCTGGGCTTCCAGTTCGACCCCGACCGCCGGTTGAGTTACATCACCAGCGGCTTTGTGCAGGACCAGATCGTGCTGTCGCCGAACCTGTGGACCCTGACCGTCGGCACCAAGCTTTCGGTCAACAACTACACCGGTTTCGAGTACCAGCCGAGCGCGCGTCTATTGTGGACACCCGACCCCAAACACACCGTATGGACGGCGGTGTCCCGCGCGGTGCGCATTCCGTCCCGCGGCGACGATTCCCTGCGCATCAACCAGCCGGGTCCGGCCGGGCCGGCCATCACCGCGCTCATTGGCAAAGAGGACTTTGAGTCGGAAGACGTACTCGCACTGGAGTTGGGATACCGGGTTCAGCCGAGAAAAGACCTGCTGGTGGACATCGCCACGTTCATGAATTTTTACGAAAACCTGAGGACGCTTGAACAGGGGGCCGTGTTTGTAGAAGCCACTCCCGCCCCGGCCCACCCGGTGGTGCCGCTCACCTTCCAGAACCGCAAGTCCGGGTACAGCTACGGCGTGGAGGCCGCAGTCAACTGGAACCCGCTGGACTGGTGGCAACTGAAAACGGCATTCACCTGGTTCGATTTGAACCTGGAGTTGGAACCGGGAAGCCAGGACACCACCATCGGCCAGGAAGAACAGGTGGACCCGATGTACCAGTTCAACGTGCGCTCCCACATCGACCTGCCGCGCCAGTTCGAATTCGACCAGATTCTTTACTACGTGGACTCCATTCTGGCCGGCACCACCCGGATCAAATCCTACACGCGGCTGGACCTGCGTCTCGGCTGGCGTCCCAGTCCCTCCTGGGAGTTCAGCGTGGTGGGACGCAACCTGCTCGACCCGCATCATCTTGAACTCGCGACCGGCACCGCCCAGACCACAGACCTTTCGCTCATTGAACGCTCCGTCTTCGGACAAGTGGTCTGGAGATATTGAAATGGTCCGGTTTCAGGGAAAACACCCAATGCAAAGGAAGTGGGGGGCGATGCTGTTGCTCGGGATGGCATGGCTCTTTATTTCCGGTTTCCACCTCCCTTCCCAGATGATCGTAGGCCAGGTTCCGGAAAAATTTGACCAGGCCAAAGCCACGGCACTCAAGGTGGCTTACCTGCGCTACATCGCCGAATACACGACGTGGCCTTCATCGAAGCTGGGAGCATCCGACAGTCCGATCAATTTCTGCGTACTGGGTCATGATGTCGAGGGCATGGCCCGGACCATTGACCGGCTCATCATTGAATCCGGTTTTTCCATACAGGGCCGGCCGGTGCATCTGGAAATCCTGTCTCGGGGCATCCTGCCTTTTCTCTCCGTTAACACGGAACTTGCCGAATCGATCCGATCATGCCACCTCCTTTATGTATTGCCCTCCGAAAAAATCCGTTGGGATGACCTCAGGGAACTCATCTCCAGCCGGTCCATCGTGACAGTGAGCGAGATGGAAGGATTCACGAAAAAAGACGGCATGATCCAGTTCGTACTGACGTCCGCAGACAACGGGTCCATGCGCTACACCCTGCACATCAACCTGAAACACTGCCGGAAGACGGGACTGCGCCTGAGCGCCAAATTCCTCAACCTCAAAGAGGCGGTGCGAATCGTCGAATTTCCTGACTGATTAAAATAAGGGTAAGTGTGCGGGAAAGGGGTCAGAACCGACGGCCAATCCAGATGACCGGGCCGATGATGGCATAACGCGGGATGTCTTCTTCGGACAGAATGAACTGCTCGTATTTGGGGTTGTCGGACTTGACGGCCAGCCCCTCACCCGGCAGTCTTTGGAGGCGTTTTAACAGCACCTCCTCTCTTGGCGTTCGCAGGCAGTATATGCCGTCGTCGCGAATGTAATTCACCGAACCGTCGATCAACAACAGGTCACCCGGGGACAAGGTCGGTTCCATGCTGTCGCTGATGGCCTCGATCAGCACCAGCCCGTCTTCTTGAACCTGAAGGGTTTCCTGCAACCATTTTTTCTTGAAAGCCAGGTGATCCACCATCTCCCGGTGGTCCAGCGAGGCTTTGAAGTTGGGGGATGCATTCCGATACACATCGCTGAGGCGCAGAAATTCCTCCTCCGCAGCTGAGACCCTACCCTCGTTTTTCTGAACCGAATCTTTTACTTTGGGTCCCTCGCCGGAAACCAGCCATTCCAGGCTCACCGTCGGCTCCTGCAATCGACAGATATTCAGCAACAGTTCCGGCGAAGGATTCACCGTCTCGCCGCGTTCGAGCCGACTGATGTCCACCTGGTGCACATTCAGTTTGCGGGCAAACGCCAGCTGGCTCAATGACCCGCGCAAACTGCGGATGCGCTGCCCCACTTCCTTCAAATCGATTTTTTTATACTGGGCGGCCAATTTATTAGTTTTTGTTTGACAGAATACGGGTGAACGGATATAGTTTAGGTGCTCCGAAGTGGAGCCTTTTTTGGCAAACCCTTCCGCGCTTTCCTGAAGAATGTGCCCGCCCAAATACGGACGTCCCTGAGTGGATTGTTTGGATGTCTGGCTGATTTTGAGGAGGGGTGAAATACAAAATCCGGGCGCTCGTCAGCCGCAAAAGCGCCACATCGGCTTTCGGACAAAGTTCCCCTCCCCGGTCCAAAAGCGATTTATGCACTGGTTTTTAAACCCTCAGGAAGGGCCTGAACAACCAGCTTTCCAGCCAATAAAATGTGTACTTGCTACGCAAGAAATGATCCTGCGAACGCGAAGTATATAACATTTTCCCGAAAATTCTACAGTTTTGTCAGGTTATATTGATTTTTTTGGTTAAAATTTCGCAACTCCTTTGTTTCCAAGTGGTTTCGAGTAGAAACATTTTTCGGATTATTGAGGAAAAAGGAATGAACGCCCAAAATGAGCAAAGATGTGTCTAACTACAGAGATTGGAAAACCGCCTTGAACTGCGCCCCGTCCATCGGTTCCTCCCGGCACACCGCCAGGTTTTCCTCGATGTGGTTCAGGCGCTTCATGCCCACCAGCGCGGTGGCGATGCCCGGCGTACTGCGCGTGAACTGCAACGCCCTTTGCAGGTCGTTGAAGGGGGCGTCGCCGAACAGGTGCCGCTGTTCTTCGGAGAGCGGTTCCAGCTTGCCCTGCGCGATGGAGCCGCTGACCACCGGGATCAATCCCAACTCCCGCGCGGCGACGACAGCGGAGGTGTTCTTGCCATTGAGCGGTTGCGTCGGCCGCCCCACCGCCTCGCGCATCATCAGGTTGAACGGCAACTGCACGTACTGAAAATGGTCCGCCCCGCTTTCCGTCACCGACCGGGCGATCTTCTTGGCACGTTCCAATGACAGGTGCTTGGCCTGCCCCGGCGGCAGGCGCAACGCGTTCCACGTTGCCAGCCCGTAGGCGCGGATCTTGCCCTCGGTCACCGCCTGCTCCAGAAACGCAAACGCCTTTTCCAGCCGCTCCCAGAACACCTCCTGCGGCACGTTGCCCAACTGCGTCTCCGGATTGTGCACGTAGTAGATGTCGATGGTTTCGAGACCGAGGTTCCGGCGGCTCCGCTCCAACTGGTCCTGCAAATAAAGCGGGTGCATGCAATGGCAGTCCGCCACCAGGTCGTCCAAGCTGATGGCCGGCTCCTCGCCCGTGCCGTACTGTTCCTGGAACCACTCGACGCCCAGCGACTGCGGCAGGAATCCTCCTTTGGAACAGACGATCACCTCGTTGCGATGCACCGCTTGCTGCCCGATCAACTCCTCAAGCGCGCGCCCGACGCACCGCTCGCCGCGCTCGCCGCGGTAATTGATGGCGGAGTCGATGACATTGATGCCCGCGTTCACGCAATTGACGATGGACTGGTACACCAGGTCGTCGGTGTCGTCGTCCGCATTACCCAGGTAGGTGCCGAGGCCCACCGAAGACCAGTACAGCGGCCCCGCTTTTTGAAAATGCTCCTCACCGCATTGAAGTTCGAACCGGTCCCGGTACTGCTTCGTGCCTTCCGGCGTGGCGTAGCCTGCAATCATAAACTCCCCGTGATTGAATGAAATGTCGTGTCGTGACCCATTGGTTCCGTGCGCCTTCACCTTACCATTTTATCCCATCACCCCAAAAAGCAAATCCACCCAGCCTCGCTTGAAGAGAACGGTTTGCATTTGGAACGCGGCCGGTTCCCTTTTAACTTTCCCTAATTCAACTGCAATCCCTCACGCAAGCGCCAAACGGCCTGCGGCCTCAGGCCGACTGCCCCGGAGGCAGTCCGCTGATAAAGGTTTTCAAAATCAGTTCGCGAAAGGATTTTCCTGGAAAAGCTTGCATCGGGACCTCTTCGATTTCATCTAAACAGTACAAAGGGATATTGCGATCCGGGCCGCACCCGGACTACTCTAAAGGTAGTTTTTATTATTGTCCCGTAACCTGTTTGAAAGGCAAATGGAGGGGCATCACACATGACGACCAAACAAACGATTTATCAGGAAACCATGGCCGAAGGACCCAAAATGGCCAAGGACATGGTGAAGGGCGCCGAGAACACCCGCGTGTTTCTGACGGACCTCGCCGACGCGCTCAAGTTCCTCGTGCAGAAAGGCTTCTGGAAAAGCTGGGAGCGCATGAAAGAGGAGATCAAATTTCTTTACGGCAAGTTCACCGCCTTCGACTACGTCTGCGGCGGCATCAGTTTCGCCCTGTGGGGCTTTGGCATGCTGATCGGCGCGATCGGCACCGGCCTCCTGCTGTACCAGGTGTTCCTGTGGTTGCAGGCGGGCGACTGGCAGTTCATGCCGCTGATGATGATCTGGACGTTCCTGTTCGAGGGCACGGCCCTGCACGGCTGGATGACCAGCCCCGAATCGTGGCTGGGCCTGCACACGATCCTCGAATGGATGCTGACCAACATCCCGATTTCCGTTGTGATGATTCTCGGCGGAGCGGCGTTGAGCGGCTTCATGGTGGCGGTGATCGTCGCCGCGCTCACCATCCGGCGCTTCCAATTCGTGCAACAGGAAAAAAGTTAGGCAGGACAGGTGCGGTTCTGAAACGTGACGGACCGCGTATCGCGTGATTGCGTTTCATTGAAGGAGGACCTCCGGGTCCTCCTTTTTTTGTTCAGGTATTCCGCGAAGGATCGTGTTCCGGGTATTTGCGGTAGAGCTTGTTGAGCAGGCGTTGCGCGGTGGCTTGTTTGGAGGGGTCGTTCTTCTGCAGAAACAGATCGCGCGCCTTTTCGGCATGGTGCACCGCCTTCTGCCCCTGCCCGATCTGGTCCGCCACCAGCCCCAGGTTGAAGTGGGTCGCCGGGTGGTTGGGGTCGTAGCTCAATGACTTTTCGAACTCGGCGACCGCCTCTTCCAGTTTTTTCGCACGGCGGCACTGCCACGCCTTTCGAAAATGAATCTCGGCGGGATCCGTCGGGACGTTGCCCGGTTCCGGGTTGTCCGGTGTGAAATCGGTCATGACCAATTCCCTGTCGGTGTCGGGGGCGTTAATGGATGATGTCTTCCGGCCGCATCTTGAATTCTTTCAGCATCACTTCCTTGGCCTGCCGGGCCTGCGCCATCCAGTTGGTGTCGCCCTGCGCCTCGTACAGGTCCTCCGCCAACTGGATGTGGCGGATGGCGGGACCGGAATCCTTCTGCTTGTAGTAGGCACGGGACAGGTTGTAATGCGCTTCCGGGGAATCGGGATCGATCTCCAGAGCGGCCTGCCCGGTCAGGATCGCCTTGTCCAGCTGCTCCATTTTCAGGTACGTCGAGCTTAACAGGTTCCACGCCTTGACGGAACGGGGATTGTTGCGGGCGCCGCGTTTGATGACCAGAACGGCTTTTTCATTACGGTCCTGCCGGACAAGGATTTCTCCCAGGGTCAGGTAAGGCAGGGACAGTCTGGGGTTCAGCCGAACCGCCTCCTTGGAATGCTCGATGGCCTGGTCCACATGTCCGCCCGCCAGGTAACAAGCCCCGGCCAGGGCGTGTTCCCTTGCACGGCTGGGGTCCTTCTCCAGCGCCCTCTCTGCCAGTTCCAATGCCCGCGCGTAGCGGTCAAACCGGTAACTCAACCACGCCCCCAGCGCCAGGTGATCGGGGGGAGCGTTTTTTTTCTGAAGCAGGGGTGCGAGCGTGCTCAATGATTCCTCAAAGCGGCCTTCCTTGAATTTATCCAGCGCACTGCTGTAACGCATGGAGGCCAGCAGGCCGGTTTTTTTCATTTCCTCGACGAAGGCCAACTGCAAAGGGTTGCCGGTGAAATGCACGTAATAAAAAAATCCGCCGATCAGCAACAGGACCAGCGAAACAGCCTGCCAGATTTTTCGTTTGGTACTGGATTCCACAACAAGCTCCGCCACAGGGGTGGCAGTGGGGGCGTCAGAAATGATGACAAGTACGTGGATGCGGCTCATGCCATCGTATCGGCCGCGGGTTCGACTTTAATTAGTGTAAAGGATTGGAGGAAACGGTCAAGCCGTATCGGTAATCCCTGTAATTTTTGAAATCATTCTCCCATCAGGTGCAAAACGACCTTCCGGCGATGGGGCTCGGTACGGTGTTCGAACAGGTACACGTCCTGCCAGGTGCCGAGGGTGAGGCGTCCCTTTACCAGCGGAATGGCGATCTGCGATTGCGTGAGGGCGGCGCGGATATGTGCCGGCATGTCGTCGGGACCTTCAGCATCGTGCCGGTACCGGGGATCGCCGTCGGGCACCAGCCGCGTGAGGTACGCGTCCAGATCGTGCAGGACGTCAGGGTCGGCGTTTTCCTGGATCACCAGCGACGCCGAGGTATGCCGCAGGAACACGTTCAACAGTCCTGTGGTCAACCCCTGCTGTCCCACCCAGTCCACCAGCGTGGCGTTGATGTTGTGCAGTCCTCGTCCCCGCGTGGAGACGGTGAATTCATGGGTGCGCTGTTGCATGACCTTTTCCGGATTATTTCCCAGCTTAAAAAAAGCAT
Coding sequences within it:
- a CDS encoding aminotransferase class I/II-fold pyridoxal phosphate-dependent enzyme codes for the protein PDFSIDFDALAAAITDRTKAVIINSPNNPTGVVYTRQAMEELAALLKEQSQKRGKPIYLIADDPYKKILFEGEPTPNPIEVYEDSLYITSHSKDLAVPGERIGYVAVHPDCADSANVVAGLIFCNRVLGFVNAPALFQRVVKEVQHVTVDVDAYRRRRDLLYSELTRIGYDVVKPGGAFYFFPKSPLEDEMQFIEILTAKKVLVVPGRGFGAPGYFRLSYCFPDAVIEGALPGLEAAFREARNG
- a CDS encoding aminotransferase class I/II-fold pyridoxal phosphate-dependent enzyme, whose protein sequence is MAISEKVLGFMERASWIRKMFEEGIRLKQEFGEENVFDLSLGNPVAEPPEAVKAAIVKAAQDPAPGRHRYMPNAGFPDVRAAIANALSAECKVTLGPDDIVMICGAAGGLNIALKTLLDPGDEVIVFAPYFVEYFFYADNHGGQA
- a CDS encoding TonB-dependent receptor plug domain-containing protein; protein product: MLYRFPRLLLFFLLFTGSILTQAHSGFAEPGESFAVEAPPVFSEPHDTLMEVPLEELFQITVTSPAKKEQPVYKTASAIYVLTGEDLRRTGATSVQEALRLVPGMMVAQIDSASWAISARGFNNRFANKLQVMIDGRSIYTPVFSGVFWDEVDLILEDIERIEVIRGPGASLWGVNAVNGVINIITKSAQHTQGGLVSAGAGTMVHTIDSFRYGGQASPETAYRVWGKYVQRAPLDTMQGMEGVDDYRVGRGGFRVDWNHSSSNTFTFSGNYYDGELERRNRNGFVSFAPPQAGVQQSNWKIDGGMFLAKWDRKLSEDSDFSLQFYYNRQHRRTFQIADLTIDTYDLDFQHRFQMGPRHEIIWGFGHRFYDDSFENTLGFQFDPDRRLSYITSGFVQDQIVLSPNLWTLTVGTKLSVNNYTGFEYQPSARLLWTPDPKHTVWTAVSRAVRIPSRGDDSLRINQPGPAGPAITALIGKEDFESEDVLALELGYRVQPRKDLLVDIATFMNFYENLRTLEQGAVFVEATPAPAHPVVPLTFQNRKSGYSYGVEAAVNWNPLDWWQLKTAFTWFDLNLELEPGSQDTTIGQEEQVDPMYQFNVRSHIDLPRQFEFDQILYYVDSILAGTTRIKSYTRLDLRLGWRPSPSWEFSVVGRNLLDPHHLELATGTAQTTDLSLIERSVFGQVVWRY
- a CDS encoding YfiR family protein, with the translated sequence MQRKWGAMLLLGMAWLFISGFHLPSQMIVGQVPEKFDQAKATALKVAYLRYIAEYTTWPSSKLGASDSPINFCVLGHDVEGMARTIDRLIIESGFSIQGRPVHLEILSRGILPFLSVNTELAESIRSCHLLYVLPSEKIRWDDLRELISSRSIVTVSEMEGFTKKDGMIQFVLTSADNGSMRYTLHINLKHCRKTGLRLSAKFLNLKEAVRIVEFPD
- a CDS encoding XRE family transcriptional regulator, with translation MAAQYKKIDLKEVGQRIRSLRGSLSQLAFARKLNVHQVDISRLERGETVNPSPELLLNICRLQEPTVSLEWLVSGEGPKVKDSVQKNEGRVSAAEEEFLRLSDVYRNASPNFKASLDHREMVDHLAFKKKWLQETLQVQEDGLVLIEAISDSMEPTLSPGDLLLIDGSVNYIRDDGIYCLRTPREEVLLKRLQRLPGEGLAVKSDNPKYEQFILSEEDIPRYAIIGPVIWIGRRF
- a CDS encoding aldo/keto reductase, with product MIAGYATPEGTKQYRDRFELQCGEEHFQKAGPLYWSSVGLGTYLGNADDDTDDLVYQSIVNCVNAGINVIDSAINYRGERGERCVGRALEELIGQQAVHRNEVIVCSKGGFLPQSLGVEWFQEQYGTGEEPAISLDDLVADCHCMHPLYLQDQLERSRRNLGLETIDIYYVHNPETQLGNVPQEVFWERLEKAFAFLEQAVTEGKIRAYGLATWNALRLPPGQAKHLSLERAKKIARSVTESGADHFQYVQLPFNLMMREAVGRPTQPLNGKNTSAVVAARELGLIPVVSGSIAQGKLEPLSEEQRHLFGDAPFNDLQRALQFTRSTPGIATALVGMKRLNHIEENLAVCREEPMDGAQFKAVFQSL
- a CDS encoding tetratricopeptide repeat protein, whose translation is MTDFTPDNPEPGNVPTDPAEIHFRKAWQCRRAKKLEEAVAEFEKSLSYDPNHPATHFNLGLVADQIGQGQKAVHHAEKARDLFLQKNDPSKQATAQRLLNKLYRKYPEHDPSRNT
- a CDS encoding tetratricopeptide repeat protein, which gives rise to MSRIHVLVIISDAPTATPVAELVVESSTKRKIWQAVSLVLLLIGGFFYYVHFTGNPLQLAFVEEMKKTGLLASMRYSSALDKFKEGRFEESLSTLAPLLQKKNAPPDHLALGAWLSYRFDRYARALELAERALEKDPSRAREHALAGACYLAGGHVDQAIEHSKEAVRLNPRLSLPYLTLGEILVRQDRNEKAVLVIKRGARNNPRSVKAWNLLSSTYLKMEQLDKAILTGQAALEIDPDSPEAHYNLSRAYYKQKDSGPAIRHIQLAEDLYEAQGDTNWMAQARQAKEVMLKEFKMRPEDIIH
- a CDS encoding secondary thiamine-phosphate synthase enzyme YjbQ codes for the protein MQQRTHEFTVSTRGRGLHNINATLVDWVGQQGLTTGLLNVFLRHTSASLVIQENADPDVLHDLDAYLTRLVPDGDPRYRHDAEGPDDMPAHIRAALTQSQIAIPLVKGRLTLGTWQDVYLFEHRTEPHRRKVVLHLMGE